A genomic window from Deltaproteobacteria bacterium includes:
- a CDS encoding L,D-transpeptidase translates to MRICWQRFLALILLLSVSLLNACSSMSLQDAITDRLSLSSIGFAGQKYDRSGTLIISKRVPIKISSDNAKIGQVNSAFASTAPTPSSSLSYGAFVSYIPPVAAFLPADNEVWIEISAEAKTLTLYRGSEIVKRIAGDGQIDLEPGVYALQHKQRNPLWYAPDSYFLKRRQSVPAAEDHTRYRKGALGEHVIYASTTFAIHSASLWDSDVGGMRIKRNDLSSIYYMIPIGATIVVK, encoded by the coding sequence ATGAGGATTTGTTGGCAGAGATTTTTGGCGCTAATTTTATTGTTGTCTGTGTCGTTGCTTAACGCCTGCTCGTCAATGTCTTTGCAAGATGCAATAACAGATAGGCTTTCTTTGTCATCAATTGGTTTCGCTGGACAGAAATATGATAGAAGCGGCACCTTGATTATCAGCAAGCGCGTGCCTATTAAAATTAGTTCGGACAATGCGAAAATTGGACAAGTGAATAGTGCATTTGCGTCGACTGCGCCTACTCCGAGTAGTTCTCTTTCTTATGGAGCTTTCGTGAGCTACATTCCGCCGGTTGCTGCTTTTTTGCCCGCGGACAACGAAGTGTGGATAGAAATTTCAGCGGAGGCTAAAACACTTACGCTCTATCGCGGTAGCGAGATCGTAAAAAGAATTGCTGGCGATGGCCAGATTGATTTAGAGCCAGGGGTATATGCACTTCAACACAAGCAAAGGAATCCCTTGTGGTATGCGCCAGATAGCTACTTTCTCAAGAGGCGGCAATCTGTGCCAGCCGCCGAAGATCACACGCGATACAGGAAAGGAGCTTTGGGTGAACACGTGATATATGCGTCGACAACATTTGCCATACATTCGGCATCGCTTTGGGACAGCGATGTAGGCGGAATGCGAATAAAGCGCAACGATCTATCATCGATTTATTATATGATTCCTATTGGTGCAACAATAGTAGTAAAGTGA
- a CDS encoding lytic transglycosylase domain-containing protein, translating to MIFCNKSMLLKRISLATGLLVALGCLGGCSVSALSESTRSFSFSPASIFAWRTASVERVEERSDGDARGSRRNLPLIGDMHVVENAQVKRFTRHYASTGRRFTEQALARRRTYNKLLENIFDSYGLPTELVNVAFVESGYVNGARSGSGAVGMWQFTKATARKYGLMVNVFRDERKDFIKSTHAAARHFIYLYDLFDDWYLAIAAYNAGEGRVREAIKVAGTRDFFELAKTDLLRHETKEFVPKVLAATKISQSPRAYGFQLS from the coding sequence ATGATTTTTTGTAACAAGTCTATGCTTCTTAAGCGAATCTCTTTAGCGACAGGCCTTTTAGTCGCATTGGGTTGTTTAGGTGGATGTTCTGTTTCGGCACTTTCAGAAAGTACCAGGAGTTTTAGCTTCTCGCCAGCATCGATCTTCGCGTGGCGCACTGCCAGTGTTGAGCGTGTAGAAGAGCGAAGCGATGGTGACGCCAGAGGCTCACGGCGGAATTTGCCATTAATAGGAGATATGCACGTAGTTGAGAACGCCCAAGTCAAGCGGTTTACGCGCCACTATGCTTCAACAGGAAGGCGGTTTACCGAGCAAGCACTTGCTCGAAGGCGAACGTATAACAAATTGTTGGAAAATATTTTTGATAGCTATGGTTTGCCCACGGAATTGGTAAATGTAGCTTTTGTCGAAAGCGGATATGTTAATGGTGCTCGGAGTGGGAGTGGCGCGGTCGGAATGTGGCAATTTACTAAGGCAACTGCTAGGAAATATGGCCTGATGGTGAATGTGTTTAGGGATGAGCGAAAGGATTTTATCAAGTCCACTCACGCCGCGGCGCGACATTTTATATACCTCTACGATCTCTTCGACGACTGGTACTTGGCTATTGCTGCCTATAATGCCGGTGAGGGGCGCGTGCGGGAAGCTATTAAAGTAGCCGGGACGCGAGATTTTTTTGAGCTCGCAAAAACTGATCTCCTGCGGCATGAGACAAAAGAATTTGTTCCGAAGGTATTAGCTGCTACGAAAATCAGTCAGTCACCGCGAGCTTATGGTTTCCAGTTGTCGTAG
- the tolA gene encoding cell envelope integrity protein TolA, with the protein MERSYRDDVHATEVARGRLFKRRSNPVLFPLGLALSCIGHLLAVFIAILMIESSDAKALRRQEVFTVSLEGGKSIGGISHVSDEKEKSKVAPPVVDSSPVDKTSREEKRDSVEPEDIKKVVERDISQPTVVEDPEKIKALQEAEKQKIEAEKKRLKQEKEEKEKKLREEREKQAEEEKKRKQEAEKKRQEDELKKKLQEEERKRQEEERKKEQEKRARREREDKLKKAIEKSASRYKGNSADAGGSGIGAAKIGGNDRGGGTLASVEFIRYRNALEAHIKGGWHWLAGTERLSAQVSVAILPDGVIQNAEILQSSGRSGFDESVLRAVYKASPVPAPPASLRDKFREVRIVFDSHE; encoded by the coding sequence GTGGAACGGTCATATAGAGATGATGTGCATGCCACGGAAGTGGCTCGAGGTAGGCTGTTTAAGCGCCGTAGCAATCCCGTTCTGTTTCCATTGGGGCTAGCGCTCTCTTGTATTGGACATCTGTTGGCAGTCTTTATTGCCATCCTCATGATAGAAAGTAGCGATGCGAAGGCCCTGCGTCGGCAAGAGGTTTTTACCGTATCTCTCGAGGGCGGGAAGTCAATTGGTGGGATCTCTCACGTAAGTGATGAGAAGGAAAAAAGTAAAGTTGCGCCTCCGGTTGTAGATAGCTCTCCTGTAGATAAGACTAGTCGTGAAGAAAAGCGAGATTCGGTAGAGCCCGAAGATATAAAAAAAGTAGTCGAGCGAGATATTTCTCAACCGACAGTTGTAGAAGACCCGGAGAAAATTAAAGCACTTCAGGAGGCAGAGAAACAAAAAATTGAAGCCGAGAAAAAACGGCTTAAGCAGGAGAAGGAAGAGAAGGAGAAAAAACTTCGCGAAGAACGAGAGAAACAGGCCGAGGAGGAAAAGAAGCGCAAGCAAGAGGCGGAAAAGAAGCGACAAGAAGATGAGCTAAAAAAGAAACTTCAGGAGGAGGAGAGAAAGCGCCAGGAAGAAGAGAGGAAGAAGGAGCAAGAAAAAAGGGCGCGACGCGAGCGCGAGGATAAGCTAAAAAAGGCCATCGAAAAATCAGCAAGTCGTTATAAGGGCAATTCAGCTGACGCGGGTGGCAGCGGCATCGGTGCGGCTAAAATTGGCGGTAACGATAGAGGAGGCGGAACGCTTGCAAGCGTTGAGTTCATTAGATATCGAAACGCACTCGAGGCTCACATCAAGGGGGGATGGCATTGGCTAGCCGGGACTGAGCGCCTGAGCGCGCAGGTTTCGGTAGCGATTTTACCCGACGGCGTTATTCAAAATGCCGAGATTTTGCAGAGTTCTGGGCGATCTGGTTTTGATGAATCGGTGTTGCGAGCTGTGTATAAGGCTTCGCCAGTTCCCGCGCCACCGGCAAGCTTGCGCGATAAGTTTAGGGAGGTGCGCATTGTGTTCGATTCTCACGAATAG
- the secG gene encoding preprotein translocase subunit SecG — protein sequence MSDTLISIVHIIACIILIGIVLLQRGKGAEAGAAFGGGGQTFFGASGAGNILTRITTCTAILFMVTSVTLAVLSKRSTAGEGEIFKNIEAPQAPDSPPLTSGVTDTSTAPAQMENAEQTDKPTEDAALDKPLEASAEAPSEAAPVLPEQVANEPAVGAGDGEQAEGDDGLPSSETTN from the coding sequence TTGAGCGATACACTTATTTCTATAGTACACATCATTGCCTGTATAATACTCATAGGCATAGTTTTATTGCAGCGTGGAAAAGGAGCTGAAGCTGGAGCAGCTTTTGGCGGAGGTGGACAAACATTTTTTGGAGCAAGTGGTGCTGGAAATATATTGACACGCATTACGACCTGTACGGCTATCCTATTCATGGTTACTTCCGTAACATTGGCTGTGCTTTCCAAGCGTAGCACTGCTGGCGAGGGCGAGATTTTTAAAAACATTGAAGCGCCGCAAGCTCCGGACAGTCCACCGCTTACGAGCGGCGTTACAGATACCTCGACAGCACCGGCACAGATGGAGAATGCTGAGCAGACCGATAAGCCGACCGAGGATGCAGCTCTCGATAAACCTTTAGAGGCTAGTGCAGAGGCTCCTAGCGAAGCGGCTCCGGTTCTACCAGAGCAGGTTGCTAACGAGCCGGCAGTAGGGGCGGGAGATGGAGAGCAAGCAGAGGGCGACGATGGCCTCCCGAGCAGCGAGACGACAAATTAG
- the tolR gene encoding protein TolR, with protein sequence MAFDEPGQDSGALSQINVTPLVDVMLVMLVIFMVAAPILQQGVELELPRETIAPIEGEGEQLVVSIDAKGLVYIGAGNLVEVAKLGKRVGAIIKDRADKRVFIRADKKVAYGHVMEVMGEIRRAGIEKVGLVTEPG encoded by the coding sequence ATGGCATTTGACGAGCCAGGGCAAGATAGCGGCGCACTCTCGCAGATTAACGTCACTCCCTTGGTGGATGTGATGTTGGTAATGCTAGTCATTTTTATGGTTGCCGCACCCATTCTGCAGCAGGGTGTTGAATTGGAGCTTCCGCGAGAGACTATTGCGCCTATCGAGGGTGAGGGGGAACAGCTAGTTGTTTCTATAGATGCAAAAGGTTTGGTTTATATCGGTGCTGGCAATTTGGTTGAGGTTGCTAAGTTAGGGAAACGCGTAGGTGCGATTATTAAGGACAGAGCTGATAAGCGCGTTTTTATTCGCGCTGACAAAAAAGTAGCCTATGGACATGTAATGGAAGTAATGGGCGAAATCCGCAGGGCCGGGATAGAGAAGGTAGGTCTAGTAACAGAGCCTGGGTAG
- the tolQ gene encoding protein TolQ, which yields MVHESSIIDLVLSAGPVVKLVLLLLAIMSVVTWGIVFAKCLEIRRAKSQSDKFSDVFWGSRNLSQVNDSCARLKASPVATVFVAGHKELTQVLRQLESRSEKGDFRELENLDRALKRAKAEEVTRLEKGTTFLATTASAAPFIGLFGTVWGIMNAFRGLSMLKSSSIQAVAPGISEALIATAIGLAAAIPAAIAYNYFMQQVRLLSRNMDMFSAEFLNMARRYFLT from the coding sequence ATGGTGCATGAAAGTTCTATAATAGATTTAGTCTTAAGTGCTGGTCCTGTAGTAAAGCTCGTTCTTCTTTTGTTGGCCATCATGTCCGTAGTCACATGGGGGATCGTTTTTGCTAAATGCCTAGAAATTCGCAGGGCTAAGAGCCAGAGCGATAAGTTCTCAGATGTCTTTTGGGGGAGTCGCAATTTATCGCAGGTGAATGATTCCTGTGCTCGACTGAAAGCGAGCCCCGTTGCGACTGTTTTTGTGGCTGGACATAAGGAGCTCACTCAGGTCTTGCGGCAGCTCGAATCGCGCAGTGAAAAGGGGGATTTTAGAGAGCTGGAGAATTTGGATCGGGCGCTAAAGCGCGCGAAGGCCGAGGAGGTTACGCGACTAGAGAAGGGAACTACTTTTCTTGCTACAACTGCGTCTGCCGCGCCGTTTATTGGTCTTTTCGGAACGGTGTGGGGAATTATGAACGCATTCAGAGGCTTAAGTATGTTAAAGAGTTCGTCCATTCAGGCGGTTGCGCCTGGTATCTCGGAAGCTTTGATTGCTACCGCGATTGGTTTAGCTGCAGCGATACCGGCGGCTATCGCCTATAATTATTTCATGCAGCAAGTGCGCTTGTTGTCGCGCAACATGGACATGTTCTCTGCTGAATTTCTAAACATGGCACGAAGATATTTTCTCACCTAG
- a CDS encoding tetratricopeptide repeat protein codes for MLACYLSHFLAACVFPPEDVSPSVIESREMRLISHITRGKNNVSAGRFDVAEFEFRQALAVDNGVSSVYNDLGYVLGAQNRLEEAEAYFRRAVQLKPDYVIARENLAQTLYKSAKFESALEQYVDLLDMSSLASSKFAPNSENHQVQVLRPAEIHRNISLANVAVGKFDEGYCHSVRAVQNDYSIEQISEHAKLLLSMNNSAEAAEFLGAPILALRDKVSASLMLDYAIALYGKGDYNLSKQAASKILSLHVIGRFERLSSKLLLLLIARRENSMGTTELPSVDVDVFEEDRESFCGDVKFVAAEHWPFVVVEDFENLLASICDV; via the coding sequence ATGCTCGCCTGTTATTTGTCTCATTTTCTAGCTGCATGCGTTTTCCCACCCGAGGACGTGTCGCCAAGCGTTATAGAGAGTCGCGAAATGCGCTTAATAAGCCACATAACCCGTGGGAAAAACAACGTTAGTGCAGGAAGGTTTGATGTTGCAGAGTTCGAGTTTCGCCAGGCTTTAGCGGTAGATAACGGCGTCTCAAGTGTTTATAATGATTTGGGTTATGTGCTTGGGGCGCAAAATCGGCTGGAGGAGGCTGAGGCTTACTTTCGAAGGGCGGTTCAACTTAAACCTGATTATGTCATTGCGCGAGAAAATTTGGCTCAAACTCTTTATAAGAGCGCTAAATTTGAGAGCGCATTAGAGCAGTATGTTGACCTGCTAGACATGAGTTCGCTCGCATCAAGCAAGTTCGCTCCAAATAGTGAGAATCACCAAGTTCAGGTACTTAGGCCAGCTGAAATTCACAGAAATATTTCTCTAGCTAACGTGGCGGTTGGCAAGTTCGATGAAGGGTACTGCCACTCAGTAAGGGCCGTCCAGAATGATTATTCAATTGAGCAGATTTCCGAGCACGCGAAGCTGTTATTGTCGATGAATAACTCAGCCGAGGCAGCGGAATTTTTAGGTGCCCCAATCCTGGCTCTTAGAGATAAAGTATCAGCTTCGCTAATGTTAGATTATGCGATAGCATTGTATGGAAAAGGCGACTATAATCTTTCGAAACAAGCCGCTTCAAAAATTCTTAGCCTGCATGTAATTGGCCGCTTTGAAAGGCTAAGTTCGAAGTTGTTGTTGCTGCTCATTGCGAGAAGGGAAAATTCCATGGGGACAACTGAGTTGCCCTCAGTTGATGTTGATGTTTTTGAGGAGGACAGAGAGAGTTTTTGTGGCGATGTAAAGTTTGTTGCAGCAGAGCATTGGCCTTTTGTCGTGGTCGAAGATTTTGAAAATTTATTAGCGAGTATTTGCGATGTCTAA
- a CDS encoding triose-phosphate isomerase: MKLHILANWKMNMLRAQASIFMKQFFDLFDARKIDFSETYIGIAPPYTSLDVVREAIESSEDLSQIVHLGAQNVHWLNTGAHTGEISAKMLEEARAKFCIIGHSERRQYYGETDEVVARRTLAAVENCLTAVVCVGESAEQFKAKVTANVIERQIEAAFKDFSTLRNLTQYLVVAYEPVWAIGTGLAATPEIATSVHTHIRKLLKGIFGEDLSKEIPIVYGGSTNPANIGELCAQKNIDGALVGGASLDPNGLFQLIINAKAAG, from the coding sequence ATGAAATTGCACATTCTAGCGAATTGGAAAATGAATATGCTTCGCGCGCAAGCGAGCATATTCATGAAACAATTTTTTGACCTCTTCGACGCTCGCAAAATCGATTTCTCGGAGACATATATTGGGATTGCCCCACCATATACGAGCTTGGATGTCGTGCGCGAGGCAATTGAAAGTTCGGAAGACTTGTCGCAAATCGTCCATCTTGGCGCGCAGAATGTCCATTGGCTAAACACTGGGGCGCATACTGGTGAAATTTCGGCAAAGATGCTTGAGGAGGCCCGCGCAAAGTTTTGCATTATTGGGCATTCAGAACGAAGGCAGTATTATGGCGAGACTGACGAAGTTGTCGCCAGGCGCACACTTGCAGCGGTTGAAAATTGTTTAACTGCCGTAGTTTGCGTGGGCGAATCTGCGGAGCAGTTCAAGGCTAAAGTTACCGCTAATGTAATTGAGCGACAGATAGAGGCGGCCTTTAAGGATTTTTCTACTTTGAGAAACCTTACTCAATACCTCGTCGTTGCTTACGAACCGGTCTGGGCAATTGGAACTGGGTTAGCGGCAACGCCTGAGATAGCAACATCGGTTCATACTCATATTCGCAAGCTGCTTAAGGGCATTTTTGGCGAAGACCTCAGCAAAGAGATACCCATTGTCTATGGTGGCTCGACTAACCCGGCCAATATTGGCGAGTTATGTGCGCAAAAAAACATAGACGGGGCGCTTGTTGGAGGTGCAAGTCTTGATCCCAATGGGCTTTTTCAGTTAATAATTAATGCAAAAGCGGCTGGTTAA
- a CDS encoding metal ABC transporter permease: protein MVPEGGDELKNLLVGHLLFTEWHEISSVFVIYLVVAAIHWICRRQFFAISFGASDSRGLGNSNVRWWDFLFYSTFGVVVTSSVEIAGVLLVFSFLVVPAVCGVLLADSAKGKLIVGWLCGFISSVAGVVASYVFDLPTGATVVCVFGGCLLICLCVRRRKTCT, encoded by the coding sequence ATGGTGCCGGAAGGAGGCGACGAGCTAAAAAATCTTTTGGTTGGGCATCTATTATTCACTGAATGGCACGAGATTTCGAGTGTTTTTGTGATCTACTTAGTCGTTGCTGCTATTCACTGGATTTGTCGTCGTCAGTTTTTTGCCATTTCCTTTGGCGCTAGCGATTCGCGTGGTCTTGGTAACTCAAACGTGCGATGGTGGGATTTTTTGTTTTACTCGACTTTTGGGGTAGTAGTAACTAGCTCGGTAGAGATTGCTGGCGTTTTGTTGGTGTTTTCATTTCTTGTCGTTCCCGCAGTCTGTGGCGTTCTGTTGGCGGACTCGGCGAAAGGCAAGCTGATAGTTGGGTGGCTCTGCGGTTTTATCAGCAGCGTAGCTGGGGTTGTTGCTTCCTACGTATTTGATCTACCGACTGGCGCGACAGTCGTATGCGTATTTGGTGGATGTTTGCTCATTTGTTTATGTGTGCGTCGTAGGAAGACGTGCACATAA
- a CDS encoding 2-C-methyl-D-erythritol 2,4-cyclodiphosphate synthase translates to MRVGCGFDVHALCEGRKLVLGGVEIPHDRGLLGHSDADCLLHAIIDALLGALALGDIGTWFPDSDERYKDIASTDLFNAVWKHVSELGWEIVNCDTVVMAEKPKLKPHVESIRLSLAKLFSCAVEQVSVKATTFEKLGFVGQEKGISAQAIVLLNKST, encoded by the coding sequence ATGCGTGTTGGTTGTGGTTTTGACGTGCATGCCTTGTGCGAGGGGAGGAAGTTAGTTTTAGGTGGCGTTGAGATTCCTCATGATAGGGGTTTGCTTGGCCATTCAGATGCTGACTGCCTACTGCACGCCATTATCGATGCTCTTCTCGGGGCGCTAGCTTTGGGAGACATTGGCACATGGTTCCCTGATAGTGACGAGCGGTACAAGGACATAGCTAGTACTGATCTTTTTAATGCAGTATGGAAACACGTTAGTGAGCTCGGCTGGGAAATAGTCAACTGCGACACTGTTGTCATGGCTGAAAAGCCGAAGTTAAAACCCCACGTAGAAAGTATAAGACTCTCGCTAGCAAAATTATTCAGTTGTGCCGTAGAGCAAGTCTCTGTAAAAGCAACAACCTTTGAAAAACTTGGCTTCGTAGGTCAAGAGAAAGGGATTTCTGCCCAAGCTATAGTTCTTCTTAATAAGAGCACCTGA
- the gap gene encoding type I glyceraldehyde-3-phosphate dehydrogenase — translation MSIRVAINGFGRIGRNVLRSLPSNSKIEIVAVNDLTDTKTLAHLLKYDSVHGTLPLPVEASADSIVVGDKTIKVLSERNPQNLPWAKLGIDVVYECTGIFRTKKEVSAHIDAGAKKVLISAPSPDPDITVVYGVNHENYEPQTHQVISNGSCTTNCLAPVAKIVLDNFGIERGMMTTIHSYTNDQQILDLPHADLRRARAAALSMIPTTTGAAKAMSLVIPELKGKLDGLAIRVPTPNVSLVDFVCETQKDVTLAEVKSALVEAARGKLSQILAISDKPLVSCDFNGCPKSAIVDIESTMVIGGRMVKILAWYDNEIGFSHRMNDVAAILFG, via the coding sequence ATGAGCATAAGAGTAGCCATAAATGGTTTTGGGAGGATAGGCCGAAATGTTTTGCGCAGCTTACCCAGCAATAGCAAAATCGAGATCGTGGCTGTTAACGATTTAACTGACACTAAGACTCTTGCGCATTTACTAAAGTACGACTCAGTACACGGCACTCTGCCACTTCCAGTCGAGGCAAGCGCCGATAGCATAGTAGTGGGCGACAAGACAATTAAAGTATTGTCGGAACGAAATCCACAGAACTTACCCTGGGCTAAATTAGGCATAGACGTCGTATACGAGTGCACTGGAATTTTTCGCACGAAAAAGGAGGTGTCTGCTCACATAGATGCTGGTGCAAAGAAAGTACTAATATCTGCCCCCTCCCCAGATCCTGACATCACAGTTGTGTATGGAGTAAACCACGAGAATTACGAGCCGCAGACACATCAAGTTATTTCTAATGGTTCCTGCACCACAAATTGTCTAGCACCCGTTGCCAAAATCGTGCTGGACAATTTCGGCATCGAGCGTGGAATGATGACAACCATTCATTCCTACACCAATGACCAGCAGATTCTAGACTTGCCGCATGCGGATTTGAGACGAGCGCGAGCTGCGGCATTGTCTATGATTCCAACTACAACTGGAGCAGCCAAGGCAATGTCGCTAGTAATTCCGGAGCTAAAGGGCAAGTTAGATGGATTGGCAATTAGAGTACCTACTCCGAACGTGTCACTGGTAGACTTTGTCTGCGAAACGCAAAAAGACGTTACCCTGGCGGAAGTCAAGAGTGCGCTCGTTGAGGCCGCAAGAGGCAAACTTTCCCAGATCCTAGCCATTTCTGACAAACCCTTGGTAAGTTGTGATTTTAACGGTTGTCCGAAGTCGGCGATAGTCGACATCGAGTCTACAATGGTCATAGGCGGCAGGATGGTAAAGATTTTAGCTTGGTATGACAATGAAATTGGCTTCTCGCACCGAATGAACGACGTAGCCGCCATACTGTTTGGGTAA
- the dnaB gene encoding replicative DNA helicase, with protein MSNVQPIDEHVVQGSSLKVVSSHRHSGRVPPHSLDAEQSVLGAVLLDNEVVNAAIELLEPEDFYQRAHKILFQVMLELAERQEPIDIVTLTESLRMSALLDSIGGIEYLSKLVDVVPTSANVEYYARIVKEMSLRRKVISASSEIATAAYGEVSDVDDFLDEAEQKIFAVSESRVKSGFVRVSDIVKESIKQVEQRYVSKEALTGVASGFAELDKLTSGFQESDLIIIAGRPSMGKTSLALSIAQHIAIEQAKTVALFSLEMSKQQITTRLLCSEARVSSSRVRSGKLGESDFPRLVDAASEITNANIFIDDTAAISALEMRAKARRLYRQNPFAVMIIDYLQLMRVTNKRTERREQEIAIISASLKSLAKELNVPIIALSQLNRSVEGRQDKRPLMSDLRESGAIEQDADIIAFVYRDEVYHPDTQDKGVAELIIAKHRNGPIGTVRLAFIGEYTIFENLAEDADYDYLGEDLDLPLDVS; from the coding sequence ATGTCTAACGTTCAGCCAATTGATGAGCATGTCGTCCAAGGTTCCTCACTTAAGGTAGTTAGTTCGCATAGACATAGTGGAAGGGTGCCGCCTCACTCTCTTGACGCCGAGCAATCTGTTTTAGGTGCGGTACTTTTAGATAATGAGGTTGTTAATGCGGCCATTGAACTACTGGAGCCAGAGGATTTCTACCAGCGCGCACACAAGATACTGTTTCAGGTTATGCTCGAGCTTGCAGAGCGCCAGGAACCAATTGACATCGTAACTTTGACTGAATCTTTGCGCATGTCCGCCTTGCTCGATTCTATCGGTGGAATCGAATATCTGTCTAAACTAGTAGATGTGGTCCCAACATCGGCTAATGTTGAATATTATGCGCGTATAGTAAAAGAGATGTCGTTAAGACGTAAAGTTATCTCGGCGTCGTCAGAGATAGCCACCGCTGCGTATGGTGAGGTTAGCGACGTCGACGATTTTTTGGACGAGGCTGAGCAAAAGATCTTCGCCGTGTCAGAATCTCGCGTAAAGAGCGGCTTTGTTCGAGTAAGTGACATTGTCAAGGAATCGATAAAGCAGGTTGAGCAGCGCTACGTTAGTAAGGAGGCTTTAACTGGGGTTGCGTCGGGGTTTGCGGAACTAGATAAGTTGACCAGTGGATTTCAAGAATCCGATCTAATAATTATTGCTGGCCGCCCTAGTATGGGAAAAACATCGTTAGCGCTTTCGATCGCGCAGCACATTGCAATAGAACAGGCAAAAACAGTTGCGCTGTTTTCGCTCGAAATGTCGAAACAACAAATAACCACGAGGCTCCTGTGTTCAGAGGCGCGAGTTAGTAGTTCGCGCGTTAGGAGCGGGAAACTCGGTGAGAGCGATTTTCCAAGATTGGTGGACGCAGCTTCGGAAATCACCAATGCTAATATTTTTATCGACGACACTGCGGCAATCTCGGCTTTGGAGATGCGGGCTAAGGCTCGTAGATTGTATCGCCAGAATCCATTTGCGGTAATGATTATCGATTATTTGCAGCTAATGCGCGTTACTAATAAGCGCACCGAACGGCGTGAGCAGGAGATAGCCATTATTTCAGCTTCCTTAAAGAGTTTGGCTAAGGAGCTAAACGTTCCAATAATTGCTCTCTCTCAGCTAAACCGTAGTGTAGAGGGCAGGCAGGACAAGAGACCTTTAATGTCAGATTTGCGCGAATCGGGAGCTATCGAACAGGATGCTGATATAATAGCGTTTGTTTACAGAGATGAAGTGTATCATCCAGACACACAGGATAAGGGCGTTGCGGAACTCATAATAGCAAAACACCGCAATGGCCCGATTGGCACTGTGCGCCTGGCGTTTATTGGGGAATACACGATCTTTGAAAATCTTGCCGAGGATGCCGACTACGATTATTTGGGCGAGGATTTGGATTTGCCTTTGGACGTGTCTTAA
- a CDS encoding NYN domain-containing protein, with amino-acid sequence MTKGQFAELRKGVVKRRTKRRLSLFINGINLDRATRRLDKKIDLSRLVEGLCGGLTPEIARYYTLVPYEDDARQFAFLEAVERAGLEVIVKRLPPKGVKRQVSMDVHIATDLMSFSLNRSSLLQEGFSQENYVGISKVVNGNTVAEEPIPDEEAQSVKKIAVLVCPSREITYAIHTAHCAGVETHLADFGLYGTSDGWKGVDRWIDLSTSETIWRD; translated from the coding sequence ATGACAAAAGGACAGTTCGCCGAATTGCGAAAAGGTGTGGTAAAACGAAGGACTAAGCGCCGCTTGAGTTTGTTTATCAACGGCATTAACCTGGATCGCGCCACGCGGCGACTCGATAAGAAAATAGATCTATCCCGATTAGTGGAAGGTTTATGTGGCGGCCTAACTCCGGAAATCGCAAGATATTACACATTAGTTCCATACGAAGACGATGCGCGACAGTTTGCCTTCCTCGAGGCAGTTGAGCGAGCTGGATTAGAGGTCATAGTCAAGCGCCTGCCACCTAAAGGTGTTAAGCGGCAGGTTTCTATGGACGTCCACATTGCAACCGATTTGATGTCGTTTAGTCTAAATAGAAGCTCGTTACTACAAGAAGGTTTTTCTCAAGAGAACTATGTTGGCATAAGCAAGGTAGTAAACGGAAATACCGTTGCAGAAGAGCCTATACCGGACGAGGAAGCACAGAGTGTAAAAAAAATCGCCGTGCTCGTATGTCCGAGCCGAGAAATTACTTACGCCATACATACAGCTCATTGTGCTGGGGTAGAGACGCATTTAGCTGATTTTGGTTTATACGGCACGTCCGATGGATGGAAAGGCGTAGATCGCTGGATTGATTTGTCAACCTCAGAGACTATTTGGCGCGATTAG